AGTTTGCAGGTATTAGAGCTATTAAATTTTTGCAGTAATTTCTAAGTGTGGTGATGATCCTAAGAGCGGCGATACCACTTCCGCCGTCACTTTTTATAAAAAGATAAGCAGTATCTATCTTTTTACCCTTTAAAATTTCATACATAGCACTTGCATCGTTGCCGCAAACACTACCAGCATTTGAATTATAGTAAGTTATCAAGGTAGCGTTTAGTCTTTTTTCGATTGATTTTATTAAATTTTGCGTCTTACTAAAAAGTACTGGCGGCTTTGCTACGCCTCGCTTTTCAACTTGTTCTGTTTCCTTTTGCTCATTTTCAGCCTCAGCGACCTTGCTCTTTTTTAAAGCCATTTCTTAATCCTCTTTTCTAACGATTTTTGCAAACTCATTTAGATAAATTTCTCTTATCTCATCCATGCTCTCATCAATGTCGTTTAGCTTAAATCTTCTGCCACCACTAACGCCGATCTTTTCAAATTTTACACCAAATTTAGCAGCAAGCGCTTCAAATTTAGCCTCGTCTTTCACTCCTACGACTGCTCTTGAAAAGCTTTCATCAAAGATGAAATTTGGCTCTTTAAATTTCACTTCGCAATTTACGCCGATGTTTGAGATGCTAGCCATTTTTGCTAGCGTAATAGCAAGACCGCCCACACCTACGCTATTTGCAAACTCTAAAATTTGTTCTTTATTTGCTTCAATCACTAGGTCCCAAAGGGCTCGCTCAGCTTTATAATCAACCTCTTTTAGCTTTCCACCAACCACGTTAAATAGCGCCTTTGCGTAAAGTGAAGCAGCAAATTCACCACTTGTCTCGCCAAGCAAGTAAATCGCCCTGCCCTCGCTTAAAAATGTGCTTTTTAGGTTTAAATTTGCATCTTCATTTACGCCAACTGTGACGATAGCTGGTGTTGGATAGACGCTAACGCCGTCAGTGTCGTTATAAAGGCTCACGTTGCCGCTAACGACTGGCGTATTTAGCTCACGGCAAGCCTCTTTTATGCCTTCACATCCCTCTTTAAACTGCCACATAACCTCTGGATTTTGCGGGTTGCCGTAGTTTAGGCAGTCGGTGATCGCAAGTGGCACAGCGCCACTCATCGCTACCTTTCTGCCAGCTGCAGCAACTGCTCTTGCAGCGCCAATTTTTGGATCAACAAAATTTGCTCTAGGATCGCACTGCGCAGCCATAGAGACGGCCTTTTTAGTGCCTTTTACCCTAATACTTGCGGCGCCTAAGTGACCAGGCTGTTTTATAGTATTTGTCTGAATATTTGCGTCGTATTGATCGTAGATAAAGCTTTTATTTAGTACCTCTGGCTCTTTTAAAAGCTTGAAAAATGCAGTTTTATTATCAACATTATTTGGAATTTTTAAATTTGCAATCTCATCAAGGTATTTTGGACGTGCAACTGGGCGATCAAGCACCGGAGCTGCCTCGCTAAGTGGGCCGATAGGAATTTCACCTGCTAGCTCACCATGCCAGTAAAGCTGCATCACACCGCTACTTGTGACCTCGCCGATGATCTCAGCATCAAGGTCCCACTTTCTAAAAATTTCAAGCACCTTTTGCTCGTAGCCCTTTTTGGCACATATTAGCATACGCTCTTGAGACTCACTTAGCATTAGCTCATAAGGCGTCATACCAACTTCACGCATCGG
The genomic region above belongs to Campylobacter concisus and contains:
- the purL gene encoding phosphoribosylformylglycinamidine synthase subunit PurL, with protein sequence MDKATIQAHKISDEEYEEILKILGREPNLLELGIFSAMWSEHCSYKSSKKYLNGFPTKAPWVIQGPGENAGVIDVGDGVAAVFKMESHNHPSFIEPFQGAATGVGGILRDVFTMGARVVANMNSLRFGEIRGDSELAKKHRYLLKGSVAGIGHYGNCMGIPTIGGETTFDPSFNGNILINAFALGLCKSDEIFYGKAEGVGNPVIYVGSKTGRDGLGGAVMASDSFNDENKSLRPTVQVGDPFAEKLLMEACLELFKKDYIIGIQDMGAAGLTSSSFEMAGRSGSGMKMYLDRVPMREVGMTPYELMLSESQERMLICAKKGYEQKVLEIFRKWDLDAEIIGEVTSSGVMQLYWHGELAGEIPIGPLSEAAPVLDRPVARPKYLDEIANLKIPNNVDNKTAFFKLLKEPEVLNKSFIYDQYDANIQTNTIKQPGHLGAASIRVKGTKKAVSMAAQCDPRANFVDPKIGAARAVAAAGRKVAMSGAVPLAITDCLNYGNPQNPEVMWQFKEGCEGIKEACRELNTPVVSGNVSLYNDTDGVSVYPTPAIVTVGVNEDANLNLKSTFLSEGRAIYLLGETSGEFAASLYAKALFNVVGGKLKEVDYKAERALWDLVIEANKEQILEFANSVGVGGLAITLAKMASISNIGVNCEVKFKEPNFIFDESFSRAVVGVKDEAKFEALAAKFGVKFEKIGVSGGRRFKLNDIDESMDEIREIYLNEFAKIVRKED